A window from Phaeocystidibacter marisrubri encodes these proteins:
- a CDS encoding lipoprotein signal peptidase, producing MKKSLLIVLAVLIADQALKLWVKTTMGYNHSEPITSWFHIHFIENPGMAFGLEWGGNTGKIILSIARLFAIGGIFIWLKRSIAKNAGSVQLTAIALIFAGAVGNMIDSAFYGLIFDTGLVYNAEMGEWVSYTGISQVGGGYTGFLQGNVVDMLYFPIYRGFLPDWVPFWGGEHFVFFRPIFNLADSAITVGVILLLFFQRKKKVQA from the coding sequence TTGAAAAAATCTCTCCTCATTGTATTGGCGGTTCTCATCGCTGATCAGGCATTGAAACTTTGGGTAAAAACCACCATGGGCTACAATCACAGCGAGCCCATCACATCGTGGTTTCACATTCACTTCATTGAAAATCCAGGTATGGCATTTGGATTGGAATGGGGTGGAAATACGGGGAAAATCATTCTGAGTATCGCCCGGTTATTTGCCATTGGAGGGATTTTCATTTGGCTCAAAAGATCCATCGCTAAAAATGCAGGAAGTGTTCAACTCACAGCCATTGCCCTCATCTTTGCAGGTGCGGTTGGAAACATGATTGACTCTGCCTTTTACGGATTGATCTTCGACACGGGTCTTGTGTACAATGCCGAAATGGGAGAATGGGTCAGTTATACAGGCATATCCCAAGTAGGTGGCGGCTACACTGGATTCCTTCAAGGAAACGTAGTAGACATGCTCTACTTCCCTATTTACCGCGGCTTCTTACCCGATTGGGTGCCGTTTTGGGGTGGTGAGCACTTTGTCTTCTTCCGACCTATTTTCAATTTGGCCGACAGTGCCATTACCGTTGGGGTAATTCTCCTCCTATTCTTCCAGCGCAAAAAGAAAGTCCAAGCCTAA
- a CDS encoding TraR/DksA family transcriptional regulator, which produces MSDEPKVRYSDEELDEFKAIIQEKMEKAVEDLHILREQFQNNLANGTEDTSPQFKSFEEGSETMSKETASQLASRQEKFIRDLKNALIRIENKTYGICRVTGKLISKERLRLVPHATLSIEAKNKQ; this is translated from the coding sequence ATGAGCGACGAACCAAAAGTTAGATACTCCGATGAAGAGCTTGATGAATTCAAAGCCATCATCCAGGAGAAAATGGAAAAAGCGGTAGAAGATCTCCACATTCTTCGCGAACAATTCCAAAACAACCTTGCCAACGGTACAGAGGACACCTCTCCTCAATTCAAATCTTTTGAAGAAGGATCTGAAACCATGAGTAAGGAAACGGCTTCGCAGCTAGCTTCTCGTCAGGAAAAGTTCATTCGCGATTTGAAGAATGCTCTTATCCGAATCGAAAACAAAACGTACGGAATCTGCCGTGTTACTGGAAAGTTGATTTCTAAAGAACGCCTGCGATTGGTTCCACACGCAACGCTTAGCATCGAAGCGAAAAACAAACAGTGA
- the ileS gene encoding isoleucine--tRNA ligase, whose amino-acid sequence MSTKPYKEYSHLDLSAVHQEILAKWKEENTFEKSVSTRDGNESFVFYEGPPSANGLPGIHHVMGRTIKDLFCRFKTQQGYKVVRKAGWDTHGLPVELGVEKELGITKEDIGKSITVEEYNEACRKAVMRYTDIWNKLTEDMGYWVDMEDPYITYKTKYIESVWWLLKQIHNKDLLYKGYTIQPYSPKAGTGLSSHELNMPGTYRDVTDTTITAQFKVVESEQSKALFGNDETFLLAWTTTPWTLPSNTALTVGPKIEYSLVRTYNPYTGDPIQVVLATALLSSYLKEDHKGEVADWDGNKKNIPWNVVRTFTGSELVGLNYEQLLPWALPFEDADKAFRVIPGDFVTTEDGTGIVHTAPTFGADDAKVAKAAGVPGMLILDENGNPVPLVDLQGRFVESVGEHGGKYVKKEYYNDDEMPELGVDEEIAIHLKTANRAFKVQKYVHSYPHCWRTDKPVLYYPLDSWFIRSTAVKDRLIELNKTINWKPASTGTGRFGNWLENLNDWNLSRSRFWGIPLPIWSTEEGDERIVVGSMEELMTEINKAVEAGVMEENPYADFEVGNMEEANYDKVDLHRPYADRILLVSSTGKPMKREADLIDVWFDSGSMPYAQMHYPFENKERVDSNEVYPADFIAEGVDQTRGWFFTLHAISTMVFDRISYKNVVSNGLVLDKNGQKMSKRLGNAIDPFETMDKYGPDAARWYMITNAQPWDNLRFDLQGVEEVRRKFFGTLYNTYAFFALYANVDGFTYSEENVPLTDRPEIDRWILSELNTLIAEVTDGLENYEPTRAFRAVGDFVNDKLSNWYVRLCRRRFWKGEMGTDKLSAYQTLYTCLETIAKLGAPLAPFYMEKLYGDLNAATGKDKAESVHLSDFPVVDSTAIDADLEKRMQLAQQLSSMVLSLRKKEKIRVRQPLRKVMVPVLNDAFKARLSAIEGLVASEVNVKEIEAVDESAGLFVKKAKPNFKTLGPKYGQLMKQIAGAVNQMDSAAISEIESTGSKTLELGGQEVVLEAADLEISTADIPGMLVASEGGVTVALDITLDDELTKEGLAREVVNRVQNHRKDSGLDVTDRIAIEFSGSEELKQAIEANESYVCSEVLAERWSWSENSEATEVEIDEFKLNINIVKV is encoded by the coding sequence ATGAGCACGAAGCCATATAAAGAATACTCACATTTAGACCTGTCCGCTGTACACCAAGAAATCTTGGCGAAGTGGAAAGAGGAAAACACCTTCGAAAAAAGCGTCTCTACCCGCGATGGAAACGAGAGCTTTGTATTCTATGAAGGTCCGCCTTCTGCCAATGGTTTGCCGGGTATTCACCACGTAATGGGTCGTACCATCAAAGACCTCTTCTGTCGTTTTAAAACACAGCAAGGGTACAAAGTTGTGCGCAAAGCAGGCTGGGACACCCACGGTCTTCCCGTTGAACTCGGCGTGGAGAAAGAGCTCGGGATCACCAAGGAAGACATCGGCAAATCCATTACGGTAGAAGAGTACAACGAAGCCTGTAGAAAGGCCGTGATGCGCTATACCGACATCTGGAACAAGCTTACCGAAGACATGGGCTATTGGGTGGATATGGAAGATCCGTACATCACCTACAAAACCAAATACATCGAATCTGTTTGGTGGTTGTTGAAGCAAATTCACAACAAAGACCTGCTCTACAAGGGATATACCATTCAGCCGTATTCGCCAAAGGCGGGAACTGGACTTTCTTCACACGAGTTGAATATGCCAGGTACCTATCGCGATGTAACCGACACGACCATTACGGCTCAATTTAAAGTGGTTGAAAGCGAGCAATCGAAAGCGCTTTTTGGCAACGATGAAACCTTCCTACTCGCTTGGACAACCACTCCGTGGACACTGCCTTCAAACACTGCCCTAACGGTAGGTCCAAAGATTGAATACAGCCTTGTACGCACTTACAACCCGTACACAGGAGATCCTATACAAGTGGTTTTGGCAACCGCTCTATTGAGCAGTTACCTGAAAGAAGATCACAAAGGAGAGGTTGCGGATTGGGATGGCAACAAGAAGAATATTCCTTGGAATGTAGTTCGCACTTTCACCGGTTCAGAATTGGTGGGCTTGAACTACGAACAACTCCTTCCATGGGCACTGCCTTTTGAAGATGCGGACAAAGCGTTTCGCGTAATTCCAGGTGATTTCGTTACCACCGAAGACGGTACGGGTATCGTTCACACCGCTCCAACCTTTGGTGCAGATGACGCCAAGGTTGCCAAAGCGGCCGGCGTTCCGGGTATGTTGATTCTCGACGAAAATGGCAACCCCGTTCCATTGGTTGACCTTCAAGGTAGATTCGTCGAAAGCGTGGGCGAGCACGGTGGCAAGTACGTGAAAAAGGAGTACTACAACGACGATGAAATGCCAGAATTGGGTGTAGATGAAGAAATCGCCATCCACCTCAAAACCGCCAACCGCGCATTTAAAGTTCAGAAATACGTTCACAGCTATCCGCACTGTTGGAGAACCGATAAACCGGTGCTTTACTATCCATTGGACAGCTGGTTCATTCGATCTACAGCCGTTAAAGATCGCTTGATTGAACTCAATAAAACCATTAACTGGAAGCCAGCAAGCACTGGAACAGGGCGCTTTGGCAACTGGTTGGAAAACTTAAACGATTGGAACCTCAGCCGTTCTCGCTTCTGGGGCATTCCACTTCCTATTTGGAGTACCGAAGAAGGCGATGAGCGCATTGTTGTAGGCTCTATGGAAGAATTGATGACCGAAATCAACAAGGCTGTTGAAGCCGGTGTCATGGAAGAGAATCCATACGCCGACTTTGAAGTGGGCAATATGGAAGAAGCAAACTACGACAAAGTAGACCTTCACCGTCCGTATGCCGATCGCATTCTTTTGGTGAGCTCTACAGGCAAACCAATGAAGCGCGAAGCCGACTTGATTGATGTGTGGTTTGACTCTGGATCAATGCCTTATGCTCAGATGCACTATCCATTTGAAAACAAAGAACGCGTTGATTCCAACGAAGTTTACCCGGCTGATTTCATCGCCGAAGGCGTAGACCAAACCAGAGGTTGGTTCTTCACCCTTCACGCAATTAGCACCATGGTATTCGATCGCATTTCATACAAGAATGTGGTAAGCAATGGATTGGTATTGGACAAAAATGGCCAGAAGATGTCCAAGCGATTGGGCAACGCCATTGATCCATTTGAAACCATGGATAAATACGGCCCAGACGCCGCACGTTGGTACATGATTACCAATGCGCAGCCATGGGACAACCTTCGATTCGATCTACAAGGTGTAGAAGAGGTACGTCGCAAGTTCTTCGGAACACTGTACAACACCTATGCATTCTTTGCACTCTATGCCAATGTTGACGGATTTACCTACAGCGAAGAGAACGTTCCTCTCACCGATCGTCCCGAAATTGACCGTTGGATTCTCTCCGAACTCAACACTCTCATTGCCGAAGTTACCGATGGCCTTGAGAACTATGAGCCCACTCGTGCATTCCGCGCAGTAGGAGATTTTGTGAACGATAAACTCAGCAACTGGTACGTGCGCTTATGTCGCCGTCGTTTCTGGAAAGGAGAAATGGGAACCGACAAACTATCGGCCTACCAAACCCTCTATACTTGTTTGGAAACCATTGCAAAATTGGGTGCGCCTTTGGCTCCGTTCTACATGGAGAAACTGTATGGCGACCTCAACGCAGCTACGGGTAAAGACAAGGCCGAGAGCGTTCACCTTTCTGACTTCCCTGTGGTGGATAGCACTGCCATTGACGCTGACCTAGAGAAGCGCATGCAGCTCGCTCAGCAATTGAGCTCCATGGTTCTCAGCTTGAGAAAGAAAGAGAAAATTCGCGTTCGCCAGCCGCTTCGCAAAGTGATGGTTCCCGTATTGAATGACGCATTCAAAGCGAGACTTTCTGCCATAGAAGGGTTAGTAGCATCTGAGGTCAATGTCAAAGAAATTGAGGCTGTAGACGAATCTGCCGGATTGTTCGTTAAGAAAGCCAAACCGAACTTCAAAACCCTCGGTCCGAAGTACGGTCAGCTTATGAAGCAAATTGCAGGCGCCGTAAACCAAATGGATTCTGCGGCTATTTCTGAAATTGAATCCACAGGTTCTAAAACACTCGAACTGGGTGGACAGGAAGTAGTCTTGGAAGCAGCCGATCTAGAAATCAGCACGGCAGACATTCCAGGTATGCTTGTTGCTTCAGAAGGCGGTGTAACCGTAGCGTTAGACATTACGCTAGACGATGAATTGACAAAAGAAGGCTTGGCTCGTGAAGTTGTCAACCGCGTTCAGAACCACAGAAAAGATTCTGGATTGGATGTAACAGATCGAATTGCCATAGAATTTTCAGGTTCTGAAGAATTGAAGCAAGCCATTGAGGCCAACGAATCGTATGTATGTTCAGAAGTCCTTGCCGAACGATGGAGCTGGTCTGAAAACAGCGAAGCCACTGAGGTAGAGATTGATGAATTCAAACTGAATATTAACATTGTGAAGGTGTAA
- a CDS encoding SDR family oxidoreductase: MKGKVALITGGSKGIGLGIAHALHQQGVKIALTSRSKDAAESAAKSVASDALGLEADVRNRASMDAAVAATVSAFGQIDYVIANAGLGHFASIEDLTEEQWHDTIDTNLTGVFYTIKASLEELKKSKGYIITISSLAGTNFFPTASAYNASKFGLTGFTQAVMLDLRDHGINVSTIMPGSVATHFNNHEPSDADAWKIQPEDIGEIVVDLFKMNPRTLPSKIEVRPSRPNK; this comes from the coding sequence ATGAAAGGAAAAGTAGCACTTATAACAGGAGGATCGAAAGGAATCGGTTTGGGGATTGCCCACGCCCTCCATCAACAGGGAGTTAAAATTGCGCTTACTTCACGCTCAAAGGACGCTGCAGAATCTGCGGCAAAATCTGTAGCTAGTGATGCGCTTGGTCTTGAAGCCGACGTGAGAAACAGAGCGTCTATGGATGCGGCCGTAGCAGCAACCGTTAGTGCATTTGGTCAGATTGATTATGTAATTGCGAATGCCGGACTAGGTCATTTTGCATCGATTGAAGACCTTACCGAAGAACAGTGGCACGACACCATTGACACCAACTTAACTGGGGTTTTCTACACCATCAAAGCATCCTTGGAAGAACTGAAAAAATCCAAGGGATATATCATTACCATTTCCAGCTTGGCCGGAACCAATTTCTTCCCAACCGCTTCTGCATACAATGCGAGCAAATTTGGACTAACAGGTTTCACGCAAGCCGTTATGCTCGATTTGCGCGACCATGGTATCAATGTAAGCACCATTATGCCGGGTTCAGTTGCAACGCATTTCAACAACCATGAACCTTCGGATGCGGATGCCTGGAAAATTCAACCTGAAGACATTGGAGAAATTGTCGTGGATCTGTTCAAAATGAACCCGAGAACACTTCCTAGCAAAATTGAAGTTCGCCCGAGTAGACCGAACAAATAA
- a CDS encoding porin family protein → MRKSIIVLACMLFGSLYSNAQSAIGLRFGGGAGVGTEVSWQTPFGGNRLEIDGGINSGDKYSRIALSGVYQWVMPIQNSFKWYVGAGASLGIESHDTDYDGKGHDGFGLGATGQIGIEYTFNIPLQLSLDIRPNFWLVQNTYFDINTIALGIRYVY, encoded by the coding sequence ATGAGAAAATCAATCATTGTTTTAGCGTGCATGCTATTCGGTAGCTTGTATTCGAATGCTCAGAGTGCGATCGGTTTACGATTTGGAGGCGGCGCAGGCGTAGGAACAGAAGTTTCATGGCAAACTCCATTTGGAGGAAACCGTTTGGAGATAGATGGAGGAATCAATTCGGGTGACAAATACAGTCGAATTGCCCTTTCTGGAGTTTACCAATGGGTGATGCCTATTCAAAACAGCTTCAAATGGTATGTAGGAGCTGGTGCTTCATTGGGAATTGAAAGCCACGACACCGACTACGACGGAAAAGGTCACGATGGATTTGGATTAGGCGCTACAGGCCAGATCGGTATTGAATACACTTTCAATATCCCACTACAGTTGAGCTTGGATATCCGTCCAAACTTCTGGCTCGTTCAAAACACGTACTTCGACATCAATACCATTGCCCTTGGTATTCGTTACGTTTACTAG